ACAGTAGTTCATGCCCGAACAGCTGCTAAGAACCCGGTTGTTTTACCCAGATTAATTTATTGACGTCAAACCCTTCCCGGGTCGCGACAGCCAGCATTTGCTGCTTTATTTCATTAGAGATCGTCGGTGTGCGAGAAAGTATCCACAGATAGTCGCGATCCGGGCCGCATACCAGCGCATGGCGGTACTCCCTGTCAAGCGCAATCACGTTGTAACCGCCGTAGAATGGGCCGAAAAAAGAGACCTTGAGCGCGGCGCGGTTTGGGCTACCGGTAAAATACGCCTTGCCTTCCGTTTTTTGCCACATGCCCCGATCCGGGTTATAGCCTTTATTGATGACATTAAGCCCGCCATCGTTACGCAGACTATAAGTTGCAGTGACTTGCTCCAGCCCCCGTTCAAATCGATGATCAAGACGGGCGATTTCATACCAGGTACCGAGATAACGCTTGGCATCAAAATTATTTACTACGGTAACGCCCCGGGGAGGCGTGGGTGAACTACAGGCGACAACCAAAAATGCCGCGGTAACCGCAGCAACGACGGGCAGCAAACGCATAGGGGTTTTCCTTCCGGTGTTTTTTTTAAGTGTAGAACCTGGCGGGAAAATGAGGGGCGGGAAAAGTAAAAACGCCC
The Salmonella bongori NCTC 12419 DNA segment above includes these coding regions:
- a CDS encoding lipocalin family protein, which produces MRLLPVVAAVTAAFLVVACSSPTPPRGVTVVNNFDAKRYLGTWYEIARLDHRFERGLEQVTATYSLRNDGGLNVINKGYNPDRGMWQKTEGKAYFTGSPNRAALKVSFFGPFYGGYNVIALDREYRHALVCGPDRDYLWILSRTPTISNEIKQQMLAVATREGFDVNKLIWVKQPGS